The Bacteriovorax sp. BAL6_X genome window below encodes:
- the ribE gene encoding 6,7-dimethyl-8-ribityllumazine synthase codes for MPRNLEGNLNASGKKFAVVAGRFNELITSKLLGGAVDCIKRHDGNVDEMDIAWVPGAFEIPLIAQRLAASKKYDAVITLGAVIRGSTPHFDFVSNEVAKGISKVSLETGVPVTFGVLTVDTIEQAIERAGTKAGNKGWEAAMSAIEMATLLKSID; via the coding sequence ATGCCTAGAAATCTAGAAGGTAACTTAAATGCATCTGGAAAGAAATTTGCTGTTGTAGCAGGACGTTTTAACGAACTAATTACAAGCAAACTATTAGGTGGTGCAGTTGATTGCATTAAAAGACACGATGGAAACGTTGATGAAATGGATATTGCGTGGGTACCAGGTGCTTTCGAAATTCCATTAATTGCTCAAAGACTTGCAGCTTCAAAAAAGTATGATGCTGTTATTACTTTAGGTGCAGTTATTCGTGGATCGACTCCACACTTTGACTTTGTTTCAAATGAAGTTGCTAAAGGAATTTCAAAAGTATCACTTGAAACAGGTGTTCCTGTAACATTTGGTGTTCTTACAGTTGATACTATTGAGCAAGCTATTGAAAGAGCTGGTACAAAAGCTGGAAACAAAGGTTGGGAAGCTGCTATGTCTGCAATTGAGATGGCAACACTTTTAAAATCTATTGATTAA
- the ribB gene encoding 3,4-dihydroxy-2-butanone-4-phosphate synthase, with translation MIKFDKIEEAIEDIRLGKMVIVIDDEDRENEGDFVMAADRITPEAINFMATIGRGLICAPITKERAVELDLPLMVKENDSVHHTAFTVSIDAANGGTGISCQDRALTISLLADKNSTADSFMRPGHIFPLIAKSGGVLERDGHTEAAVDMARIAGCYPAGVICEIMSADGTMAKAPELSKVAQEHGLKFVTIKDLIKYRKEALGESADNLGETHA, from the coding sequence ATGATTAAATTTGATAAAATTGAAGAGGCCATTGAAGATATTCGTCTTGGGAAGATGGTCATTGTAATAGATGATGAAGACCGCGAAAATGAAGGTGACTTCGTTATGGCAGCGGACCGTATTACACCTGAAGCAATCAACTTTATGGCAACAATTGGTCGCGGCTTAATTTGTGCACCAATTACGAAAGAGCGTGCTGTTGAATTAGATCTTCCACTTATGGTGAAAGAAAACGATTCAGTTCATCACACAGCATTCACTGTTTCTATTGATGCTGCAAATGGTGGTACTGGTATTTCATGCCAAGATCGTGCGCTAACAATTTCGTTACTAGCTGATAAGAATTCAACGGCCGACAGTTTTATGAGACCAGGTCATATCTTTCCATTAATTGCTAAAAGTGGTGGAGTGTTAGAAAGAGACGGTCACACTGAAGCTGCTGTTGATATGGCCCGCATTGCTGGCTGTTATCCGGCAGGTGTTATCTGTGAAATTATGAGTGCAGATGGAACAATGGCAAAAGCTCCTGAACTTTCTAAAGTTGCTCAAGAGCACGGTTTGAAATTTGTTACGATTAAAGACTTAATTAAATATAGAAAAGAAGCACTTGGTGAAAGTGCTGATAATTTAGGAGAAACACATGCCTAG